The Populus alba chromosome 6, ASM523922v2, whole genome shotgun sequence genome contains a region encoding:
- the LOC118048379 gene encoding uncharacterized protein — MDVLDSPIDALVFDYVNLGILTIINNLWTWVAVITAAVSFWRIRAAGAVKTLAEPSPSPDYIERQITELSHPETSSTTTTTTPKSVTEPAAPGSVSSSPSVFEDNGAKKGKFVVFYYQDDDRQNDGSIDDGGEDEFTVFGEWGRCGGEITLWERMLRVRMGECGWYRCQDLTVINGNVVRLWDGVRREKSSSGSVA, encoded by the coding sequence ATGGATGTTTTAGATTCTCCAATCGATGCTTTGGTTTTTGATTATGTGAATCTTGGGATTCTTACTATCATTAACAATTTATGGACGTGGGTTGCCGTTATAACAGCTGCCGTTAGCTTTTGGAGGATCAGAGCCGCAGGAGCCGTCAAAACGCTGGCGGAACCATCACCTTCACCGGATTACATTGAACGCCAAATCACTGAGTTATCTCATCCGGaaacatcatcaacaacaacaacaacaacgccAAAGTCAGTTACAGAACCAGCAGCTCCCGGTTCAGTGAGTTCAAGTCCATCAGTTTTTGAAGACAACGGAGCGAAAAAAGGGAAGTTTGTGGTGTTTTATTATCAAGATGATGATAGACAAAATGATGGTAGCATTGACGACGGCGGCGAGGACGAGTTCACGGTTTTTGGAGAGTGGGGGAGGTGTGGGGGGGAGATAACATTGTGGGAGAGAATGTTGAGGGTGAGAATGGGGGAATGTGGATGGTACAGATGTCAGGATTTGACGGTCATTAACGGCAACGTTGTTAGGTTATGGGATGGAGTTAGAAGGGAAAAGAGCAGCTCCGGCAGTGTGGCTTGA